CTCCCCAGAAGTCGTAATCCTTGTTGTAGACCGTACCGAGCGCTTCCGCCTCGATCTGGGCCCGTTCGCGGGCCGTCTTCTCGGCCTCCTTCGCCACATTCGGATCGTAGACGATCACATAGCCGTTCTTGTTGACGACGACCGTCTTGCCCTTCTGGTTCTTGATCGTGCGCACATTGAACAGCTTGATGACGCCGTCATGACGCGACGCGATCACCGGCTGCTTGTACGCGCTCGAAGCGGTGCCGCCAATGTGGAACGTACGCATGGTCAGCTGCGTGCCCGGCTCGCCGATCGACTGGGCGGCGATGATGCCGAGCGCGTCGCCTTCCTTCGCCTGCCGGTCGCTGGCCAGGTTCCGGCCGTAGCACTTCACGCAGACGCCGCGCAGCGTCTCGCAGGTCAGGGTCGAGCGGATCAGCACGCGCTGGATGCCGCGCTTGTCGATGAGCTCGACGATCTCGGGCGTGAACTCTTCTCCGGCCGAAATGATCAGGCGGCCGTCGGCATAAGCGGGATCGCGGATGTCCTGCGCGCTGAACCGGCCGAGGATGCGGTCCTTCAGCGGCAGGATCACCTCGTCGCCTTCGATGATCGCGCTGGTCCAGACGCCCTTTGTGGTTCCGCAGTCCTGCTCGCGGCAGATGATATCCTGCGCAACGTCAACGAGACGGCGGGTCATGTAACCCGAGTCCGCGGTTTTGAGCGCGGTGTCGGCCAGACCCTTGCGGGCGCCGTGGGTCGAAATGAAGTATTCGAGCACCGACAGACCTTCGCGGAAGTTCGAGGTGATCGGCCGTTCGATGATGTCGCCCGACGGCTTCGCCATCAGACCGCGCATACCGGCCAGCTGGCGGATCTGGTCCTTGCTGCCGCGCGCGCCGGAGTCGAGCATCGCGTAAACCGGGTTGATCTCGCCGCGCCGCGAGGCCGCTTCGAGCCGCGCGAACAACTCGTTCGCCACCGCGTTCGACGCCTGCGTCCAGATGTCGATGACCTTGTTATGACGCTCGCCCTCGGTCAGCAGACCGTTGTTGTACTGGTCGAGCACACTGTCGATCTGTGTGCGGGCGCCTTCGATGATCTCCTCTTTCTTGTCCGGAACCTGCAAGTCCGCAATCGAGATCGAGAGACCGGCCAGCGTCGCATGGCGGTAGCCGAGGTCCTTCAGATCATCCAGCAGCTTGATGGTCGCCTCATGCCCGGCGATGTTGTACGAATCGCTGATCAGGCGGCCGAGGTCCTTCTTCTTGGCAATCTGGTTGAAGAACCCGAGACGCGTATCCCAGATTTCATGGAACAGGCAGCGGCCCGGCGTGGTCAGGAGGAATTTACTCTCCTTGTCGCCGTAGATCGTATCCTTGCCGTAGTCCGGGTTCGGGATGCGCACCGCGTCATGAATCTTGATGAAGCCGCACTGCATCGCGTACAGCACCTCGAAGAAGTCGCGATAGAGCTTCGCTTTCTCCTTGTTGCGCGGCTCGCAGGTCAGGTAGTAGCTGCCGAGCGTGATGTCCTGCGTCGGAGAGACGATCGGCTTGCCGTTCGCGGGCGAGAAGATGTTGTTCGGCGCAAGCATCAGAAGCTTCGTCTCCATCTGCGCCTCGTTCGACAGCGGCACGTGCACGGCCATCTGGTCGCCGTCGAAGTCCGCGTTGTATGCGGTGCAGACCAGCGGATGCAGACGGATCGCCGATCCTTCGATCAGGACCGGGTCGAACGCCTGAATCGACAGACGGTGCAGTGTCGGCGCGCGGTTCAGCATGACCGGGTGGCCGAGAGTCACCTCTTCGAGGATGTCCCACACCTCCGGTTCGCCGCGCTCGATCATCTTCTTGGCGCCGCGGACGGTGTGCGCGAAGCCGCGTCCCTTCAGGTGGCGGATGATGAACGGCTCGAACAGAATCATCGCCATCTTCTTCGGCAGACCGCACTGATGAATCTTCAGCTCGGGACCGACGACGATGACCGAACGGCCCGAGTAGTCGACGCGCTTGCCGAGCAGGTTCTGGCGGAACCGGCCCTGCTTGCCCTTGAGCATGTCCGAAAGACTCTTGAGGGCGCGGTTTCCGGCGCCGGTGACCGCGCGGCCGTGGCGGCCGTTGTCCATCAGCGAATCGACCGCCTCCTGCAGCATGCGCTTCTCGTTCCGGATGATGACCTCCGGCGTGCGCAGCTGAAGCAGATTCTTCAGGCGGTTGTTGCGGTTGATGACGCGACGGTAGAGGTCGTTCAGGTCGCTCGTCGCAAACCGGCCGCCTTCGAGCGGAACCAGCGGACGCAGATCCGGCGGAATGACCGGCAGAACGGTCAGAATCATCCACTCCGGACGCGAATTGCTGCTCATGAATCCTTCCACGAGACGCAGCCGCTTGGCCAGCTTCTTGCGAATCGCCTTGTTGCGGGTTCCCTCGAGGCTGACCTCGAGTTCGGCCTTCAGCATCGGCAGGTCGACGCGCTCCAGCAGCGTCTTGATCGCCGGGGCGCCCATGTCGGCCATGAAAGCGTCGCCGTAATCGTCCACCGCCTGGCGGTATTCGATCTCGTTCATGGTCTGGCCGACCTTGAGCGGCGTATCGCCCGGATCGGTCACGACGTACTCTTCATAGTAGATCACGTGCTCGAGCGACTTCGCGGTCATGTCGAGCACCAGGCCGATGCGGCTCGGCATGCACTTGAAGAACCAGATGTGCGAAACCGGCACGGCCAGCTCGATATGGCCCATGCGCTCGCGGCGCACCTTGGCCTGGGTCACTTCCACGCCGCAGCGGTCGCAGACGATCCCCTTGTGTTTCACACGCTTGTATTTGCCGCAGTTGCACTCCCAGTCGCGGGTGGGTCCGAAAATGCGTTCGCAGAAGAGACCGCCCTTTTCCGGCTTGAAACTGCGGTAGTTGATGGTCTCGGGGTTCTTGACCTCGCCGAACGACCACGAACGGATCACTTCCGGCGACGCAACGTTGATCGAAACCGCACCGAATGAAGACGCCGAGCTCTTGCCCAGCAGCTCCCGGTAAGCATAAGTATTGTCAATCAAGGTAAATTCCTCCTCGAATTAATGTTCGCCCGTCTTCTTCACGGTACGGATGTCGAGCCCGAGGCTCTGCATCTCCTTCAGCAGCACGTTGAAGGACTCCGGCCGGCCGGCCTCCAGAACGTTCTGGCCCTTCACGATCGACTCGTAGATCCGGGCGCGTCCGGCGACGTCATCCGACTTCACCGTCAGCATCTCCTGCAGGTTGTGGGCCGCGCCGTAAGCTTCGAGCGCCCACACTTCCATTTCCCCGAACCGCTGGCCGCCGTGC
This Victivallis lenta DNA region includes the following protein-coding sequences:
- the rpoC gene encoding DNA-directed RNA polymerase subunit beta', producing the protein MDNTYAYRELLGKSSASSFGAVSINVASPEVIRSWSFGEVKNPETINYRSFKPEKGGLFCERIFGPTRDWECNCGKYKRVKHKGIVCDRCGVEVTQAKVRRERMGHIELAVPVSHIWFFKCMPSRIGLVLDMTAKSLEHVIYYEEYVVTDPGDTPLKVGQTMNEIEYRQAVDDYGDAFMADMGAPAIKTLLERVDLPMLKAELEVSLEGTRNKAIRKKLAKRLRLVEGFMSSNSRPEWMILTVLPVIPPDLRPLVPLEGGRFATSDLNDLYRRVINRNNRLKNLLQLRTPEVIIRNEKRMLQEAVDSLMDNGRHGRAVTGAGNRALKSLSDMLKGKQGRFRQNLLGKRVDYSGRSVIVVGPELKIHQCGLPKKMAMILFEPFIIRHLKGRGFAHTVRGAKKMIERGEPEVWDILEEVTLGHPVMLNRAPTLHRLSIQAFDPVLIEGSAIRLHPLVCTAYNADFDGDQMAVHVPLSNEAQMETKLLMLAPNNIFSPANGKPIVSPTQDITLGSYYLTCEPRNKEKAKLYRDFFEVLYAMQCGFIKIHDAVRIPNPDYGKDTIYGDKESKFLLTTPGRCLFHEIWDTRLGFFNQIAKKKDLGRLISDSYNIAGHEATIKLLDDLKDLGYRHATLAGLSISIADLQVPDKKEEIIEGARTQIDSVLDQYNNGLLTEGERHNKVIDIWTQASNAVANELFARLEAASRRGEINPVYAMLDSGARGSKDQIRQLAGMRGLMAKPSGDIIERPITSNFREGLSVLEYFISTHGARKGLADTALKTADSGYMTRRLVDVAQDIICREQDCGTTKGVWTSAIIEGDEVILPLKDRILGRFSAQDIRDPAYADGRLIISAGEEFTPEIVELIDKRGIQRVLIRSTLTCETLRGVCVKCYGRNLASDRQAKEGDALGIIAAQSIGEPGTQLTMRTFHIGGTASSAYKQPVIASRHDGVIKLFNVRTIKNQKGKTVVVNKNGYVIVYDPNVAKEAEKTARERAQIEAEALGTVYNKDYDFWGDALKEAELDRYELEAGSVIDKNDGDSVKANEVFVQWEANHVPIIIEEAGVVELHDLVEGVTLQKQKRGGSDQATVMEHREDLHPQIVINSPDGQFLANYPLPAGAVLMTKPGAKVTPGMVVARVPRQSAKNKDITGGLPRIAELFEARVPKDVAEIARIDGYIEVDKMTRGKRQLLIRDPESGMTEEHNNIPPHKHLTVSKGDFVRKGQKLTEGSIVPHTLLEVCGIHELQRHLVDAIQLVYRAQGVEINDKHVEIIIRQMMQKVRITESGSTDYLPGEQLDRTEFDRVNREMIEKGGKPAEAEPILLGITKAALETESFISAASFQDTTRILTEAATVGKVDNLNGFKENVITGHLIPAGTGTEIMQSIRLKYLGTEIEPELPVRESERSVEEIAAAWRESENKSDAAIFGDEEEDSLPDEAKEMVAEFDDDAFADLDDAGLDDAGFDDENE